A single Lolium perenne isolate Kyuss_39 chromosome 6, Kyuss_2.0, whole genome shotgun sequence DNA region contains:
- the LOC127306448 gene encoding pentatricopeptide repeat-containing protein At5g15010, mitochondrial: protein MSDRREKRPSDAAGTAAAAPAAKRAREPAASAFPTYKDAPDLAPKIRLLCEILASSASDVEAALDDADVRVTTSDVEQVLRFSYAHPRGAAAFFRWAGHRHLRHQHSPYAWNLVIDLLGKNRLFDPMWDTVASMRSQGLLSLATFASVFSSLAANPASSPLKAFVEMPRYGMDRDAPALNSLLSALCRASRLDDARAAIPVARAEAGTRPDADSYAILLEGCEAAGDAAVAREVFDEMVRAIGFDPANVPAYDSFLTTLVSSGSSTGLSDAMEYLAVLRQYRCSPGEKFLRAALAAHLKARELRNAEVLWEDFVNRRGIVPDQEMYNTMIVLQGTLGHAEVVVKYLDDMTFNGVFPDTDTYNVVLKLLLKGRKLRAASAILREMVKNECWPNEANCSLALRMFLDTGDWETGMKLWNCMVANSLPPLEENGNMLVSKLKDEMLPEACKYAEDMIDQGIKLSSSTLAKLKQSLVKVKKVPIHDRLITKWKAKTH, encoded by the coding sequence ATGTCCGACCGCCGAGAGAAGCGACCGTCCGACGCAGCTggtaccgccgccgccgcccctgcgGCCAAGCGTGCCCGCGAGCCGGCGGCCTCGGCGTTCCCCACGTACAAGGACGCCCCCGACCTAGCCCCCAAGATCCGTCTCCTCTGCGAGATCCTGGCCTCCTCCGCCTCCGATGTGGAGGCGGCCCTCGACGACGCCGACGTCCGGGTCACCACCTCCGACGTCGAGCAGGTGCTCCGCTTCTCGTACGCGCACCCGCGCGGCGCCGCCGCCTTCTTCCGCTGGGCGGGACATCGCCACCTGCGCCACCAACACTCCCCCTACGCGTGGAACCTCGTCATCGACCTCCTCGGCAAGAATCGCCTCTTCGATCCCATGTGGGACACCGTCGCCTCCATGCGCTCCCAGGGCCTGCTCTCCCTTGCCACCTTCGCATCCGTCTTCTCTTCACTGGCGGCCAACCCCGCCAGCTCCCCCCTCAAGGCGTTTGTGGAAATGCCGAGGTACGGCATGGACCGGGACGCGCCGGCCCTGAACTCCCTCCTCTCCGCGCTCTGTCGTGCCTCCCGGCTCGATGACGCCCGCGCGGCGATCCCCGTGGCTCGCGCGGAGGCTGGCACTCGCCCCGACGCCGACTCTTATGCCATCCTTCTCGAGGGTTGCGAGGCTGCCGGCGACGCTGCCGTCGCAcgcgaggtgttcgatgaaatggtgCGTGCCATTGGCTTTGATCCGGCCAATGTTCCTGCCTACGACTCTTTCCTCACAACACTAGTTTCAAGTGGTTCCTCCACGGGGCTCTCGGATGCGATGGAGTATCTGGCTGTCTTGCGCCAGTATAGGTGCTCACCGGGGGAGAAGTTCCTCCGTGCTGCGCTGGCCGCGCACCTCAAGGCACGTGAATTACGCAACGCGGAGGTGCTCTGGGAGGACTTTGTCAACCGCCGGGGGATCGTCCCAGATCAGGAAATGTACAACACAATGATCGTGCTGCAGGGAACTCTGGGACATGCTGAGGTTGTTGTGAAGTACCTTGATGACATGACCTTCAATGGAGTGTTTCCCGACACGGACACATACAATGTGGTCCTCAAGCTCTTGCTGAAGGGGAGGAAGCTCCGAGCGGCATCGGCAATACTTAGAGAGATGGTCAAGAACGAGTGCTGGCCAAATGAGGCAAATTGTTCTCTTGCCCTTCGCATGTTCTTGGATACTGGTGACTGGGAGACAGGGATGAAGTTGTGGAACTGCATGGTGGCGAATAGCCTGCCTCCACTGGAAGAGAATGGGAACATGCTTGTATCGAAGCTCAAGGATGAGATGTTGCCTGAGGCATGCAAATATGCAGAGGATATGATCGACCAGGGTATCAAGTTAAGCTCGTCAACACTGGCAAAGCTGAAGCAGAGCTTGGTAAAGGTTAAAAAAGTGCCCATTCATGACCGCTTAATTACGAAGTGGAAGGCAAAGACACACTAG